The Williamsia sp. DF01-3 genome has a window encoding:
- a CDS encoding MSMEG_0568 family radical SAM protein, translating to MSARVDLALLGVRGSLPVRRSAGAGPSDDGHLVINGINAAIPRNPLSPYVLEGDQILLDGSSENLGLDVSAIDRPAFYDLRTDSGTEYEKIAKLHGRDVLASTVMQTCIRYDPAQRCRFCTIEESLRAGATVAVKKPAELAEVAEAAVRLDGVKQMVMTTGTSAAGDRGAKHLARCVRAVKAVVPQLPIQVQCEPPGDLATLTELREAGAESIGIHIESLDDDVRARWMPGKATVSIGEYRAAWAEAVRVFGRNQVSTYLLIGLGEDPDELVDGARELVEMGVYPFVVPFRPHPGSLAVDVDFARAPRADVVEAVTRRVAKELAAAGMAGSDQKAGCAACGACSVLQNVGG from the coding sequence TTGTCGGCACGCGTGGATCTTGCGTTGCTCGGAGTCCGGGGTTCATTGCCGGTCAGGCGTTCGGCTGGTGCGGGTCCCAGCGACGACGGTCATCTCGTCATCAACGGGATCAACGCAGCGATTCCGCGGAACCCGTTGAGCCCGTACGTCCTCGAGGGTGACCAAATCCTTCTGGATGGTTCGTCCGAAAACCTGGGACTGGATGTGTCGGCCATCGATCGTCCGGCGTTCTACGACCTCCGCACCGACTCGGGCACGGAGTACGAGAAGATCGCCAAACTGCATGGCCGGGACGTCCTCGCGAGCACGGTCATGCAGACATGCATCCGCTACGACCCGGCGCAGCGGTGTCGCTTCTGCACCATCGAGGAATCACTGCGTGCGGGAGCAACCGTGGCCGTGAAGAAGCCGGCTGAACTCGCCGAGGTCGCCGAAGCGGCGGTGCGCCTGGACGGGGTGAAGCAGATGGTGATGACCACCGGTACGTCTGCGGCCGGAGACCGTGGTGCCAAGCACCTGGCACGGTGTGTGCGAGCGGTCAAAGCGGTTGTCCCACAACTACCCATCCAGGTGCAGTGCGAACCTCCGGGCGACCTGGCGACGCTCACGGAACTGCGTGAGGCAGGCGCGGAGTCGATCGGCATCCACATCGAGTCCCTCGACGACGACGTCCGCGCCCGATGGATGCCGGGCAAGGCCACGGTGTCCATCGGCGAGTACCGGGCCGCATGGGCCGAGGCGGTGCGGGTGTTCGGCCGAAATCAGGTGTCCACGTACCTCCTCATCGGACTGGGTGAAGATCCCGACGAGCTGGTCGACGGTGCACGCGAATTGGTCGAGATGGGCGTGTATCCCTTTGTGGTGCCGTTCCGTCCACACCCGGGTTCACTTGCGGTCGATGTGGACTTCGCGCGCGCTCCGCGGGCGGATGTGGTCGAGGCCGTCACCCGGCGGGTTGCGAAGGAACTGGCGGCTGCCGGCATGGCAGGTTCGGACCAGAAGGCGGGCTGTGCGGCCTGTGGCGCCTGCAGTGTTCTACAGAATGTGGGTGGTTGA
- a CDS encoding MSMEG_0570 family nitrogen starvation response protein, which produces MPEMTFTVRWPNGTEQQCYSPSLVMHDHLEVGGRYPIPEFVSLTTRALTEASDRVRAKFGFACTSAAAQMSEIRAVSRRMPEGAVEVLAMTGADLIEPKSAGR; this is translated from the coding sequence ATGCCTGAGATGACCTTCACCGTGCGCTGGCCGAACGGAACCGAACAGCAGTGCTATTCGCCGTCCTTGGTGATGCACGACCACCTCGAGGTGGGTGGGCGTTACCCCATACCGGAGTTCGTCAGCCTCACCACACGTGCCCTCACCGAGGCGAGTGACCGGGTACGTGCGAAGTTCGGGTTCGCATGCACGTCGGCTGCCGCGCAGATGTCGGAGATCCGAGCGGTGTCGCGCCGGATGCCCGAAGGTGCCGTCGAGGTGCTCGCGATGACCGGTGCTGATCTCATCGAGCCCAAGAGCGCCGGCCGATGA
- a CDS encoding carbon-nitrogen hydrolase family protein: MPPIRVAALAAHFGRDVERAVSKIVGIIEAASRDNVDLLVLPDASLGGYIGDLRAPDVDHLPPAVAIDGPEMARIAEAAGPMTVCVGYTEDVDGQRYNAAACLSGAGVLGVHRKVHQPAGESLAYSAGDHFGAFDTPVGRIGMLIDYDKTFPEAARTLVLDGARIIAALSAWPASVTDRASRLPNDRQSRLFDLYDAARAAENQVVLVSSNQTGVMGKLRFLGQAKVVGPGGEVLAKTWAKGGMAVCDIDIDAEVDRARRVLHHLRERRVDTYWRDES, translated from the coding sequence ATGCCACCCATTCGTGTTGCCGCACTGGCAGCCCACTTCGGTCGGGACGTCGAACGTGCGGTGAGCAAGATCGTCGGCATCATCGAAGCGGCCTCTCGAGACAACGTCGATCTGCTTGTGCTGCCCGACGCGTCACTCGGCGGCTACATCGGTGACCTCCGGGCGCCGGATGTGGATCACCTCCCTCCTGCGGTGGCCATCGATGGACCGGAGATGGCTCGAATCGCTGAGGCCGCAGGACCGATGACGGTGTGCGTCGGATACACCGAAGACGTTGACGGCCAACGCTACAACGCGGCCGCGTGCTTGTCCGGCGCCGGCGTACTCGGTGTGCACCGCAAAGTTCATCAGCCTGCGGGTGAATCGCTGGCCTACTCCGCAGGCGATCACTTCGGCGCGTTCGACACCCCCGTCGGCCGAATCGGGATGCTGATCGACTACGACAAGACGTTTCCCGAGGCCGCGCGCACCTTGGTGCTCGACGGCGCCCGGATCATCGCCGCGCTGTCGGCCTGGCCCGCCAGCGTGACCGACCGTGCCTCACGGCTTCCCAACGACCGGCAATCTCGTCTGTTCGATCTGTACGACGCAGCGCGCGCCGCCGAGAACCAGGTGGTGCTGGTCTCGTCGAATCAAACGGGAGTGATGGGTAAGTTGAGGTTCCTCGGCCAGGCCAAGGTTGTCGGCCCCGGCGGGGAAGTGCTCGCCAAGACGTGGGCGAAAGGCGGAATGGCGGTGTGCGACATCGACATCGATGCGGAGGTCGACCGGGCGCGCCGCGTGCTTCATCATCTCCGGGAACGTCGGGTCGACACCTACTGGCGGGACGAGTCGTGA
- a CDS encoding MSMEG_0565 family glycosyltransferase, which translates to MTYSTKPRGGVVHTLNLAEALAHAGAEVTVWSLARGGDPGFFRPVDPAVTVRLARFTDRDGDTVTDRIVRSIEVLRAEFDRDAADIVHAQDCISANAVGRCIRTIHHLDQFTTPVLAACHEKAIVEPYARICVSAAVAQEVHEGWGYQPVVIPNGVQSARFAAAASDSSEAVAGRARWRSRLGRYVLAVGGIEPRKGSIDLLDAHALMVREHPDLKLVFAGGETLFDYRGYRAEFDQRMADLGTSPIVLGPVDDNELPALVAEASVFAFPSTKEGFGLAAMEALAAGTPVVTRDLPVLHEVFGDTVRYAATPADLASELGAALTPDRSRVARGRTLADGLTWAHAARQHLEFYRQHVG; encoded by the coding sequence GTGACCTACTCGACCAAGCCTCGCGGTGGTGTTGTGCACACCCTCAATCTCGCGGAGGCACTGGCGCATGCGGGCGCGGAGGTCACGGTCTGGTCATTGGCCAGGGGAGGCGATCCAGGGTTCTTCCGACCGGTGGATCCGGCTGTCACGGTTCGCCTGGCCCGCTTCACCGATCGCGACGGCGATACCGTGACCGACCGGATCGTGCGGTCGATCGAGGTGCTGCGGGCCGAATTCGACCGTGACGCAGCCGATATCGTGCACGCGCAGGACTGCATCAGCGCGAACGCGGTCGGTCGCTGTATCCGCACCATTCACCATCTCGACCAGTTCACCACCCCGGTTCTCGCGGCATGCCACGAAAAGGCGATCGTCGAACCCTATGCGCGGATCTGTGTGTCGGCAGCGGTTGCACAGGAGGTTCACGAAGGTTGGGGATACCAGCCGGTTGTCATCCCGAACGGGGTTCAGTCCGCCCGGTTCGCGGCGGCCGCGAGTGACTCGTCCGAAGCCGTGGCCGGGCGCGCCCGCTGGCGATCGCGGCTGGGCCGGTACGTGCTCGCGGTCGGGGGCATCGAGCCGCGCAAGGGCAGCATCGATCTCCTTGACGCCCATGCGCTGATGGTTCGCGAGCACCCCGATCTGAAACTCGTGTTCGCCGGCGGAGAGACCCTGTTCGACTACCGGGGTTACCGGGCGGAGTTCGACCAGCGGATGGCGGACCTGGGCACCTCGCCGATCGTGCTCGGCCCTGTCGACGACAACGAGTTGCCCGCACTGGTGGCCGAGGCGTCGGTCTTCGCCTTCCCATCCACCAAGGAAGGGTTCGGGCTGGCGGCGATGGAAGCGCTCGCGGCCGGGACCCCGGTGGTCACACGCGACCTACCCGTGCTTCACGAAGTGTTCGGCGACACGGTTCGCTACGCCGCTACCCCTGCCGACCTGGCATCGGAGCTGGGCGCCGCGCTCACACCCGACCGGAGCCGCGTGGCCCGTGGCCGCACCCTTGCGGACGGCTTGACCTGGGCGCATGCGGCCAGACAACACCTCGAGTTCTATCGGCAACACGTCGGCTGA
- a CDS encoding GNAT family N-acetyltransferase — MTMIRPARPDDTDVLTQLIAVSFEPYIERIGARPGPMSTDCTSLIASGSVWVADRDGDAVGTIALTDEGDHLLLDNLAVSPSARGLGVGSQLLEFAADHAHSCGLGELRLHTNVAMTENLQYYPRRGFRETHRATVDGFERVYFSRTL; from the coding sequence ATGACGATGATCCGTCCGGCCCGGCCCGACGATACCGACGTGTTGACGCAATTGATCGCGGTGTCCTTCGAGCCCTACATCGAGCGGATCGGCGCACGACCCGGGCCCATGTCGACCGACTGCACGTCGTTGATCGCATCTGGGTCGGTGTGGGTGGCCGACCGTGATGGTGATGCCGTCGGCACCATCGCGTTGACAGATGAGGGCGACCATCTGCTGCTCGACAACCTGGCCGTCTCGCCGTCGGCCCGCGGACTGGGTGTCGGTTCACAGCTGCTGGAGTTCGCCGCCGACCACGCGCACTCGTGTGGACTCGGTGAATTGCGGCTCCACACGAACGTGGCAATGACCGAGAACCTGCAGTACTACCCGCGGCGGGGTTTCCGGGAGACCCACCGCGCCACCGTGGACGGGTTCGAGAGGGTCTACTTTTCCCGGACACTGTGA
- a CDS encoding ABC-F family ATP-binding cassette domain-containing protein, producing the protein MRPNTESAIVLREISFDWPDGTPALSDVTATFGHGRTGLIGANGSGKSTLLGLIAGQMTPTSGSIDVVGETSYLPQTLTLQVRSTVADLLGIGARVDALRAIEAGDTSPELFDVVGDAWDIDTRAEHALRQAGLQGIELGREVGTLSGGESMLVAIAGLWLAAAPITLLDEPTNNLDRDARRRLYDMARAWPGTLLVVSHDPALLELMDTTAELRENRITLFGGPLSEYREYVRHRQEAAHRDLRVAEQKLRTEQRQRVEAEIKLARRARSGRKDATDGNLPKILLGKRKRAAENTAGRVRTQAADKVREAREAIDAANESIRDDRHIRIELPDPDVPAGRRLAEIRSATETTVIQGPERVAITGPNGAGKTTLLRTLWGVEPAVGDAHMVAHTDRIGYLAQRLDDLDPSESVLDTVSAAVPGADPETIRGRLAQFLLRGDAVERLIGDLSGGERFRVALARLFLASPPIQLLVMDEPTNNLDMDSVDQLVEALSGFRGGLLVVSHDEDFLSRLGVTRSLSLRSGDVIEVGV; encoded by the coding sequence ATGCGCCCGAACACCGAATCAGCCATTGTCCTACGTGAGATCTCTTTCGACTGGCCCGACGGCACGCCCGCCCTCTCCGACGTCACGGCGACCTTCGGGCATGGCCGCACCGGACTCATCGGTGCCAACGGCAGCGGCAAGTCGACGTTGCTCGGGCTCATCGCCGGGCAGATGACACCCACGTCGGGATCAATCGACGTGGTCGGCGAAACCTCCTATCTGCCACAGACTCTGACACTGCAGGTGCGCAGTACGGTCGCCGATCTGCTGGGCATCGGTGCCCGGGTCGATGCACTCAGGGCGATCGAGGCCGGAGACACCTCCCCTGAACTCTTCGACGTCGTGGGCGATGCCTGGGACATCGACACCCGTGCCGAACATGCGCTGCGCCAAGCGGGCCTGCAAGGCATCGAACTGGGCCGCGAGGTGGGCACGTTGTCGGGCGGTGAGTCGATGCTCGTTGCCATCGCCGGTTTGTGGTTGGCGGCTGCACCCATCACTTTGTTGGACGAGCCGACCAACAACCTCGACCGTGATGCCCGCCGGCGTTTATACGACATGGCGCGCGCCTGGCCCGGCACGTTGTTGGTGGTCTCGCACGACCCGGCGTTGCTCGAGCTGATGGACACCACCGCTGAGCTGCGGGAGAACCGGATCACCCTTTTCGGCGGCCCGCTCAGTGAGTACCGCGAATACGTCCGACATCGACAGGAGGCGGCCCACCGGGATCTGCGGGTGGCCGAACAGAAGCTGAGAACCGAACAGCGACAACGGGTCGAAGCCGAAATCAAACTCGCCCGCCGGGCGCGGTCCGGCCGGAAAGACGCCACAGATGGGAACCTGCCGAAGATATTGTTGGGCAAACGCAAACGCGCTGCCGAGAACACCGCCGGCCGGGTTCGGACACAGGCCGCCGACAAGGTGCGCGAAGCCCGCGAAGCCATTGACGCGGCGAATGAGTCCATCCGCGATGATCGCCATATCCGCATCGAACTGCCTGATCCGGATGTGCCCGCCGGCCGGCGCCTGGCCGAGATCCGTTCGGCTACAGAGACTACTGTCATCCAAGGTCCTGAACGTGTAGCCATCACCGGGCCCAACGGCGCGGGCAAGACAACGCTGCTGCGGACGTTGTGGGGAGTCGAACCGGCCGTCGGCGATGCGCACATGGTGGCTCACACGGATCGGATCGGCTACCTGGCACAGCGTCTGGACGACCTCGACCCGTCCGAGAGCGTCCTCGACACGGTCAGCGCCGCCGTCCCGGGCGCCGATCCGGAAACGATCCGCGGGCGCCTCGCCCAATTCCTCCTCCGCGGGGACGCGGTGGAACGGCTGATCGGCGACCTGTCCGGGGGCGAGCGCTTCCGGGTTGCCCTGGCGCGGTTGTTCCTTGCGTCACCACCCATTCAATTGCTGGTGATGGACGAGCCGACCAACAATCTCGACATGGACAGCGTCGACCAGCTCGTCGAGGCGCTGTCGGGCTTTCGCGGGGGATTGCTCGTGGTCAGTCACGATGAGGATTTCCTGTCCCGGCTCGGGGTCACCCGGTCGTTGTCGTTGCGTTCGGGCGACGTCATCGAGGTCGGGGTGTGA
- a CDS encoding DUF6461 domain-containing protein, whose translation MTQPDWRAYEWTKNDWLVGASCISVVVPAEVDSLVFEMADVVDTERCDFDRLEKLSHGATSVRGERGSAVGLVQVEGAVLMLEPYGYLGETYEFMLPLSRGRNIVSYYVGGHGRGTFLWYHEGQVKCAFDHHIPSGRRGTDPDAVLPWLEEIGGFGPLSEKAEFPATVHTEAAVMALMERVSGVQVTHSLLHDSTFLTALVRPTPGSS comes from the coding sequence ATGACCCAGCCGGATTGGCGCGCATACGAGTGGACGAAGAATGACTGGCTGGTCGGTGCGAGCTGCATTTCGGTTGTGGTGCCGGCTGAGGTCGATTCGCTCGTGTTCGAAATGGCGGACGTGGTCGACACCGAGCGATGTGATTTTGACCGGCTCGAGAAACTAAGCCATGGTGCGACGTCTGTTCGCGGTGAGCGAGGGTCGGCGGTGGGCCTGGTTCAGGTAGAGGGTGCTGTGCTCATGCTTGAGCCGTACGGGTACCTGGGTGAGACCTATGAGTTCATGCTCCCTCTGTCGAGGGGCCGAAACATCGTGAGCTACTACGTGGGCGGGCACGGGCGTGGCACTTTCCTTTGGTACCACGAAGGCCAGGTCAAGTGCGCTTTTGACCACCATATTCCGAGCGGCCGTCGAGGGACGGACCCGGACGCCGTACTGCCCTGGCTAGAAGAGATCGGCGGATTTGGGCCCCTCTCAGAGAAAGCAGAATTTCCGGCGACCGTACACACCGAAGCTGCCGTCATGGCGCTGATGGAGCGCGTTTCGGGTGTACAGGTGACGCACTCGTTGCTCCACGACTCGACGTTCCTGACTGCACTGGTGAGACCGACTCCGGGGTCTTCCTGA
- a CDS encoding aminotransferase class V-fold PLP-dependent enzyme, whose product MDQHSAPVGTDDVYAALPRALELATEYLQGLPHRPVDASTSYDEVVDALSGPLPDQGTNAVAVVERLAATLGPATIACAGPRYFGLVVGGTLPAALAADWLVSTWDQTAYSRMSSPAGAAIDAVTERWVLDALGLPTRAAVGFVTGATAGNVVGLLSARHVLLARQGWDVEADGLAQAPRVRVLVGDEVHPSVLQALQMIGLGSRRVERVAVDAQGAMRADALADALAADSDPAIVCAQVGNVNSGACDPMSEIVAATHKHGGWVHVDGAFGLWASASPRLSALVRGVELADSWSTDAHKWLNVPYDCGLAIVADPQAARSALGANTSYLPTSSEREPGVLVPEMSRRARAVPVYAALASLGRLGLRQLIERCCEHARRLAETMQATDGFSVCNDVVLNQVLIRADDSDERTWRVAELVRRSGEAWVAGTEWHGRAAIRVSFSNWTTADNDLDRLAEALRQSLAAARKTQQA is encoded by the coding sequence ATGGATCAGCATTCCGCCCCGGTTGGAACCGACGACGTGTACGCGGCTCTGCCAAGGGCGTTGGAACTGGCGACCGAATACCTGCAGGGACTGCCACACCGGCCGGTCGATGCGAGTACGAGCTATGACGAGGTCGTCGACGCACTGAGCGGGCCGTTGCCCGACCAAGGTACGAATGCGGTCGCGGTAGTCGAGCGATTGGCCGCCACTCTCGGTCCGGCAACCATTGCGTGCGCCGGCCCTCGCTACTTCGGCCTCGTCGTCGGAGGAACGCTACCCGCGGCCCTGGCTGCCGACTGGCTGGTATCGACCTGGGACCAGACCGCGTACAGCCGGATGTCGTCGCCGGCCGGCGCTGCGATCGATGCCGTCACCGAGCGCTGGGTTCTCGACGCTCTTGGGTTGCCCACGCGCGCGGCGGTCGGGTTCGTCACCGGAGCCACGGCGGGAAACGTCGTTGGGTTGCTTTCCGCACGGCACGTTCTCTTGGCGCGGCAAGGTTGGGACGTTGAGGCCGATGGGCTCGCCCAGGCGCCCCGTGTTCGCGTACTCGTGGGCGACGAGGTCCATCCCTCCGTACTGCAGGCGTTGCAGATGATCGGTCTTGGATCGCGCCGCGTCGAGCGCGTGGCGGTCGACGCACAAGGAGCGATGAGAGCCGACGCGCTCGCCGACGCGCTCGCCGCCGACTCCGACCCCGCCATCGTGTGCGCGCAGGTCGGCAACGTGAACTCCGGAGCGTGCGACCCAATGTCAGAGATCGTCGCGGCGACCCACAAGCACGGCGGCTGGGTTCACGTCGACGGCGCATTCGGACTTTGGGCTAGCGCATCGCCGCGACTGTCGGCACTCGTTCGAGGTGTCGAGTTGGCCGATTCGTGGTCGACCGACGCACACAAGTGGCTCAACGTCCCCTACGACTGCGGCCTGGCCATTGTCGCCGACCCCCAAGCTGCTCGCTCCGCACTAGGTGCCAACACCAGCTATCTGCCCACGAGTAGCGAGCGCGAGCCCGGCGTCCTGGTGCCCGAGATGTCCCGGCGTGCACGCGCGGTACCTGTCTACGCAGCGCTCGCCTCGCTAGGCAGGCTGGGGTTGCGACAACTGATCGAACGCTGCTGCGAGCATGCCCGCCGCCTGGCCGAGACGATGCAAGCCACCGACGGCTTCTCCGTATGCAACGACGTGGTGCTCAACCAGGTCCTGATCCGCGCTGACGACAGCGACGAGCGCACTTGGCGTGTGGCAGAACTCGTGCGCCGCAGCGGAGAGGCGTGGGTCGCGGGAACCGAATGGCACGGTCGAGCGGCGATACGCGTGTCCTTCTCCAATTGGACGACAGCGGATAACGACCTCGACCGTCTCGCTGAAGCGCTGCGGCAATCGCTGGCGGCGGCGCGCAAAACTCAACAGGCGTAA